One Orrella dioscoreae genomic window carries:
- the acnB gene encoding bifunctional aconitate hydratase 2/2-methylisocitrate dehydratase — MLETYRQHVAERAALGIPPLPLSAKQTAELIELIKNPPEGEAQNLVDLLTHRVPAGVDDAAKVKASYLAAVALGSESCALLSRAKATELLGTMLGGYNIGPLVQLLDDADVGAIAADALKKTLLMFDAFHDVKEKADAGNANAKAVLQSWADAEWFTSRPEVPESLTITVFKVPGETNTDDLSPAPDATTRPDIPMHALAMLKNKRDGAVFQPEEDGKRGPVEFITSLKEKGHLVAYVGDVVGTGSSRKSATNSVLWFTGEDIPFVPNKRFGGVCLGSKIAPIFYNTMEDAGALPIELDVSSMEMGDVVELRPYDGKALKDGQVIAEFEVKSDVLFDEVRAGGRIPLIIGRGLTAKAREALGLAPSTLFRLPKNPVDTGRGYTLAQKMVGRACGLPEGQGIRPDTYCEPRMTSVGSQDTTGPMTRDELKDLACLGFSADLVMQSFCHTAAYPKPVDVKTHHTLPEFISTRGGVSLRPGDGVIHSWLNRMLLPDTVGTGGDSHTRFPIGISFPAGSGLVAFAAATGVMPLDMPESVLVRFKGKLQPGVTLRDLVNAIPLYAIKQGLLTVAKQGKKNIFSGRILEIEGLPDLKVEQAFELSDASAERSAAGCSVRLNKEPIIEYINSNIVMLKWMIANGYEDERTLGRRIKAMEAWLANPQLLEPDADAEYAAIIEIDLADVHEPIVACPNDPDDVKTLSDVAGAKIDEVFIGSCMTNIGHFRAASKLLEGKRDIPVKLWVAPPTKMDATQLTEEGHYGVFGTAGARTEMPGCSLCMGNQAQVREGATVMSTSTRNFPNRLGKNTNVYLGSAELAAICSKLGRIPTKDEYMADMGVINKSGDQIYQYLNFDKIPDYKDVADVIEV; from the coding sequence ATGCTGGAAACCTACCGTCAACACGTCGCCGAGCGCGCCGCCCTGGGCATCCCGCCGCTGCCGCTGTCCGCCAAGCAGACCGCCGAACTGATCGAACTGATCAAGAACCCGCCCGAAGGCGAGGCGCAGAATCTGGTGGACCTGCTGACCCATCGCGTGCCTGCCGGCGTGGACGATGCCGCCAAGGTCAAGGCCTCCTACCTGGCCGCCGTGGCCCTGGGCAGCGAATCGTGTGCGCTGCTCAGCCGTGCCAAGGCAACTGAACTGCTGGGCACGATGCTGGGCGGCTACAACATCGGACCCCTGGTCCAATTGCTGGACGACGCCGACGTCGGCGCCATCGCCGCCGACGCGCTGAAGAAGACGCTGCTGATGTTCGACGCCTTCCACGACGTGAAGGAAAAGGCCGACGCCGGCAACGCCAACGCCAAGGCCGTGCTGCAAAGCTGGGCCGATGCCGAGTGGTTCACCAGCCGTCCCGAAGTGCCTGAAAGCCTGACGATCACCGTCTTCAAGGTGCCCGGCGAAACCAACACCGACGACCTGTCGCCCGCCCCCGACGCCACCACGCGTCCCGACATCCCCATGCACGCCCTGGCGATGCTGAAGAACAAGCGCGACGGCGCCGTGTTCCAGCCCGAGGAAGATGGCAAGCGCGGCCCGGTCGAGTTCATCACCAGCCTGAAGGAAAAGGGCCACCTGGTCGCCTACGTCGGCGACGTGGTCGGCACCGGTTCCTCGCGCAAGTCGGCCACCAACTCGGTGCTGTGGTTCACCGGCGAAGACATCCCCTTCGTGCCGAACAAGCGTTTCGGCGGCGTGTGCCTGGGCAGCAAGATTGCCCCGATCTTCTACAACACCATGGAAGACGCGGGCGCCCTGCCGATCGAGCTGGACGTCTCCAGCATGGAGATGGGCGACGTGGTCGAGCTGCGCCCTTATGACGGCAAGGCCCTCAAGGACGGCCAGGTCATCGCCGAATTCGAAGTGAAGTCGGACGTGCTGTTCGACGAAGTGCGCGCCGGCGGCCGCATTCCGCTGATCATCGGCCGTGGCCTGACCGCCAAGGCCCGCGAAGCCCTGGGCCTTGCGCCCTCGACGCTGTTCCGCCTGCCCAAGAACCCGGTCGACACCGGCCGCGGCTACACCCTGGCCCAGAAGATGGTCGGCCGCGCCTGCGGCCTGCCGGAAGGCCAGGGCATCCGCCCCGACACCTATTGCGAACCGCGCATGACCTCGGTGGGCAGCCAGGACACCACCGGCCCCATGACCCGCGACGAGCTGAAGGACCTGGCCTGCCTGGGCTTCTCGGCCGACCTGGTGATGCAGTCGTTCTGCCACACCGCCGCCTATCCCAAGCCCGTGGACGTCAAGACGCACCACACGCTGCCCGAGTTCATCAGCACCCGCGGCGGCGTCTCGCTGCGTCCGGGCGACGGCGTCATCCACTCCTGGCTGAACCGCATGTTGCTGCCCGACACCGTCGGCACCGGCGGCGATTCGCACACGCGTTTCCCCATCGGCATCTCCTTCCCCGCCGGCTCGGGCCTGGTGGCCTTCGCCGCCGCCACGGGCGTCATGCCGCTGGACATGCCGGAATCGGTGCTGGTGCGCTTCAAGGGCAAGCTGCAGCCCGGCGTCACGCTGCGCGACCTGGTCAACGCCATTCCGCTGTACGCCATCAAGCAAGGCCTGCTGACCGTGGCCAAGCAAGGCAAGAAGAACATCTTCTCGGGCCGCATCCTGGAAATCGAAGGCCTGCCGGACCTGAAGGTGGAACAAGCCTTCGAACTGTCGGACGCCTCGGCTGAACGGTCGGCCGCCGGCTGCTCGGTGCGCCTGAACAAGGAACCGATCATCGAGTACATCAACAGCAACATCGTGATGTTGAAGTGGATGATCGCCAACGGCTATGAAGACGAGCGCACGCTGGGCCGCCGCATCAAGGCCATGGAAGCCTGGCTGGCCAACCCGCAGCTGCTGGAACCCGATGCCGACGCCGAATACGCCGCCATCATCGAGATCGACCTGGCCGACGTGCACGAGCCCATCGTGGCCTGCCCGAACGACCCCGACGACGTGAAGACGCTGTCGGACGTGGCCGGCGCCAAGATCGACGAAGTGTTCATCGGCAGCTGCATGACCAACATCGGCCACTTCCGCGCAGCCTCCAAGCTGCTGGAAGGCAAGCGCGACATCCCGGTCAAGCTCTGGGTGGCCCCGCCCACCAAGATGGACGCCACGCAGCTCACCGAGGAAGGCCACTACGGCGTCTTCGGCACGGCCGGCGCGCGCACCGAAATGCCGGGCTGCTCGCTGTGCATGGGCAACCAGGCCCAGGTCCGCGAAGGCGCCACGGTCATGTCGACCAGCACCCGCAACTTCCCGAACCGCCTGGGCAAGAACACCAACGTCTACCTGGGCTCGGCCGAACTGGCCGCCATCTGCTCGAAGCTGGGCCGCATCCCGACCAAGGACGAGTACATGGCCGACATGGGCGTCATCAACAAGAGCGGCGACCAGATCTACCAGTACCTGAACTTCGACAAGATCCCCGACTACAAGGACGTGGCCGACGTAATCGAGGTCTGA
- a CDS encoding helix-turn-helix domain-containing protein, giving the protein MPKTIQTPRANLTKSKSPKTAVLPPVADRPAPKTASVTALHGGALHVSVEVAPLLDIVRKHVRTLTQAKERAIREEFVQIFQLALPAQARTSDQAMSQNTSDPVLTSQEAADLVGVSRPYMVARIDAGDVALHRWVGNQRRVLTSSVLAWQQKEQAGKQRAMQKLGALLDDEIFSS; this is encoded by the coding sequence ATGCCCAAGACCATCCAGACTCCTCGTGCCAACCTGACCAAGTCCAAGTCCCCGAAAACAGCGGTCCTCCCCCCTGTTGCGGACAGACCCGCGCCGAAGACTGCGTCGGTGACCGCGCTACACGGCGGTGCCCTGCATGTCTCCGTCGAGGTCGCTCCCTTGCTGGATATCGTGCGCAAACACGTGCGCACACTGACCCAAGCCAAGGAACGAGCCATCCGAGAGGAGTTCGTCCAGATTTTCCAGTTGGCACTGCCTGCACAAGCAAGGACATCAGACCAAGCGATGTCGCAAAACACCTCCGACCCTGTGCTTACCAGCCAAGAAGCGGCGGATCTGGTAGGGGTGTCTCGCCCGTATATGGTCGCGCGTATCGATGCGGGCGACGTGGCATTGCATCGATGGGTTGGCAATCAACGGAGAGTGCTGACATCCTCCGTCCTCGCATGGCAACAAAAAGAGCAGGCAGGCAAGCAGCGCGCAATGCAAAAGTTGGGCGCGCTACTCGACGACGAAATATTCTCCAGTTGA
- a CDS encoding PIN domain-containing protein: protein MPIPVIADADTLFGGTTRGFLIYLDYQKLIHLHWSPLILEEMSRALVTTGRKIDQAAAQLNETLMRQSLPTAEVSTPDVQAQFQAVAFGMRSMKDTHVAACAYAILANPYYPGTQVVSLVTKNVKDFGVQKLVTIGIAIQRPDAFLLAPFQQQPSAVGAAFSAFRQSLRSNPTAPALLQKLAADGQ, encoded by the coding sequence ATGCCGATACCCGTCATCGCAGATGCCGATACGCTTTTTGGAGGGACCACCCGAGGTTTTCTCATTTATCTGGACTACCAAAAGCTGATCCATCTGCACTGGAGCCCGCTCATCCTTGAAGAAATGAGCCGCGCCTTGGTCACAACGGGACGCAAGATCGACCAAGCGGCCGCACAGCTCAATGAGACACTGATGCGCCAGTCGCTGCCCACTGCCGAAGTCTCTACCCCGGACGTTCAGGCGCAATTCCAAGCCGTGGCCTTCGGCATGCGGTCGATGAAGGACACTCACGTTGCGGCTTGCGCATATGCCATCCTGGCGAATCCGTACTATCCAGGCACACAGGTAGTCAGCCTGGTGACCAAGAACGTCAAGGATTTTGGCGTACAGAAGCTTGTCACTATCGGCATCGCAATCCAAAGGCCGGATGCGTTTCTACTGGCACCCTTCCAGCAGCAACCAAGTGCAGTGGGAGCGGCATTCAGCGCATTTCGCCAATCATTGCGCTCAAATCCCACTGCGCCAGCGCTATTGCAAAAGCTGGCCGCAGATGGGCAGTAG
- a CDS encoding EamA family transporter — translation MSLSALLLVVLAACIHATWNLLAKRAASAGPSFVFAYALCATVIYLPLALWDVWRGGMVWSLPAVLVLVASAAIHLAYSLCLQRGYQVADLSVVYPVARGTGPLLSSIGAFVLLAEPPHTTAVMGMLCVVIGIFCIATQGRWARFRQPDAWVGVRWGAYTGALIACYTVVDAYGVKVLLVSPIVLDWFSNSLRTCMLTPYVLRRRQSAWTAMRGHWGLALAVGALSPLSYILVLQALSDGAPLSLVAPAREMSMMVGAVLGMVLLKEAAGVWRIAGCAVLVVGVVLLGMT, via the coding sequence ATGTCGTTGTCCGCCTTGTTGTTGGTCGTGCTGGCCGCCTGCATCCATGCGACCTGGAATCTGCTTGCCAAGCGGGCGGCGTCGGCCGGGCCGTCCTTCGTATTCGCCTATGCGCTGTGCGCCACGGTGATCTACCTGCCGCTGGCGCTCTGGGACGTGTGGCGCGGCGGCATGGTCTGGAGCCTGCCGGCGGTGCTCGTGCTGGTGGCCAGCGCCGCCATCCACCTGGCCTACAGCCTGTGCCTGCAGCGCGGCTACCAGGTGGCCGATCTTTCCGTCGTCTATCCGGTGGCGCGTGGCACCGGCCCGCTGCTGTCCTCGATCGGGGCGTTCGTGCTGCTGGCCGAGCCGCCGCACACGACGGCGGTCATGGGCATGCTGTGCGTGGTCATCGGCATCTTCTGCATCGCCACGCAAGGCCGCTGGGCGCGTTTTCGCCAGCCCGATGCCTGGGTGGGGGTGCGCTGGGGCGCCTATACGGGCGCGCTCATCGCCTGCTACACCGTCGTGGATGCCTATGGCGTCAAGGTGCTGCTGGTGTCGCCCATCGTGCTGGACTGGTTCTCCAACTCGCTGCGCACCTGCATGCTGACGCCCTATGTGCTGCGCCGCCGACAGTCCGCCTGGACCGCCATGCGCGGGCACTGGGGCCTGGCGCTGGCCGTCGGCGCGCTCTCGCCCCTGTCCTACATCCTGGTGCTGCAGGCCCTGAGCGACGGCGCGCCGCTCAGCCTCGTGGCGCCCGCGCGCGAGATGTCCATGATGGTGGGCGCCGTGCTGGGCATGGTGCTGCTGAAGGAAGCCGCCGGTGTCTGGCGGATCGCGGGGTGCGCGGTGCTGGTGGTGGGGGTGGTGTTGCTGGGGATGACGTAG
- a CDS encoding EamA family transporter has product MPPLHLLLALSVVLIWGTNFVVIKWGLVDFPPFLLSTLRFLLSALPWVFFIRRPAVPWTTLAGFGTLLGAGQFGLLYWAMQSDITPGLASLVVQSQVFFTILMAMALAGERPARPQIVALALAVAGLALVGWRSVTDAGAAVTLVGLGLVLSAAFCWACANTVVRRAGRVNMVSFTVWSSLYAVAPLSLITVVAEGPTAIGAALSHASLGGWASVLWQAVGNTIYGFGAWNWLLSRHPAATVTPMALLVPVFGMLSSALLLDESLPAWKLSAAGLVIGGLALNIYASRLRASLPRP; this is encoded by the coding sequence ATGCCCCCACTTCATCTGCTGCTCGCCCTGTCCGTGGTGCTCATCTGGGGCACCAACTTCGTGGTGATCAAGTGGGGCCTGGTCGACTTCCCGCCCTTCCTGCTTTCCACGCTGCGGTTCCTGCTGTCGGCCCTGCCCTGGGTGTTCTTCATCCGGCGGCCGGCCGTGCCGTGGACGACGCTGGCGGGCTTCGGCACGCTGCTGGGCGCCGGGCAGTTCGGCCTGCTGTACTGGGCCATGCAAAGCGACATCACGCCCGGACTGGCCTCGCTGGTGGTCCAGTCGCAGGTGTTCTTCACCATCCTGATGGCCATGGCGCTGGCAGGCGAACGTCCTGCGCGCCCTCAGATCGTGGCGCTGGCGCTGGCCGTGGCAGGCCTCGCCCTGGTGGGCTGGCGCAGCGTGACGGACGCGGGCGCGGCGGTCACGCTGGTCGGCCTGGGACTGGTGCTGTCCGCGGCCTTCTGCTGGGCCTGCGCCAACACCGTCGTGCGGCGCGCCGGACGCGTCAACATGGTGTCCTTCACGGTCTGGAGCAGCCTTTACGCGGTGGCGCCGCTCAGCCTCATCACCGTCGTCGCGGAAGGCCCCACGGCCATCGGCGCGGCGCTGAGCCACGCCAGCCTGGGCGGCTGGGCCTCCGTGCTGTGGCAGGCCGTCGGCAACACGATCTATGGCTTCGGCGCCTGGAACTGGCTGCTGTCTCGCCACCCCGCCGCCACGGTCACGCCCATGGCCCTGCTGGTGCCGGTGTTCGGCATGCTGTCCTCGGCCTTGTTGCTGGATGAATCCTTGCCCGCCTGGAAGCTGTCGGCTGCAGGCCTGGTCATCGGCGGGCTGGCGCTGAACATCTACGCCAGCCGGCTGCGCGCGTCCCTGCCCCGCCCCTGA
- the acnA gene encoding aconitate hydratase AcnA: protein MPHNTFDTLKNFKIGKQSCQYYSLPALGKALGIDVQRLPVSIRVVLESVLRNCDGKKVTEAHVRQLASWLPNAKREDEIPFVVARVVLQDFTGVPLLADIAAMRAVADKMGKTPKLIEPLVPVDLVVDHSVMIDYFGTKDALDLNMKLEFQRNKERYQFMKWGMQAFDTFGVVPPGFGIVHQVNLEYLARGVHKDKQTGVYYPDSLVGTDSHTTMINGIGVVGWGVGGIEAEAGMLGQPVYFLTPDVVGVELKGKLRGGVTATDLVLTLTELLRREKVVGKFVEFCGEGTASLSVTDRATIGNMAPEYGATMGFFPVDSRTIDYFEGTGRTAEEIAAFEAYFKAQKMFGVPAARDIDYTKLLTLDLSTVAPSLAGPKRPQDRIEIGNVKNTFIDLFSKPVSENGFNQPADKLARTYTTSAGTQVKNGDILIAAITSCTNTSNPSVLLAAGLLAKKAVEAGLTVPKHIKTSLAPGSRVVTEYLTKTGLLPYLEKLGFDVAAYGCTTCIGNAGDLTPDLNEAITGNDLICSAVLSGNRNFEARIHPNIKANFLASPPLVVAYALAGTITRDLMTEPVGRGKNGDVWLGDIWPSTEEVNELVKFALNPAAFRANYGQVKSKPGELWEKIQGVTGDVYNWPDSTYIAEPPFFGDFGMTPGAMPVIKGARALGVFGDSVTTDHISPAGSIKESSPAGRWLKENGVMKADFNSYGSRRGNHEIMMRGTFANVRIKNLMIPPLADGSRYEGGDTLFQPTGEQMSIYDAAMKYVAQDTPTVVFGGEEYGTGSSRDWAAKGTQLLGVKAVITRSFERIHRSNLVGMGVLPLQFKGDDSVQSLGITGEETYDISGLENGIKPMQDVTLTIHRKDGSTQQVTVLLRIDTPIEVDYYKHGGILPFVLRQLLEAA, encoded by the coding sequence ATGCCGCACAACACGTTCGACACCCTCAAGAATTTCAAGATCGGCAAGCAGTCCTGTCAGTACTATTCCTTGCCGGCGCTGGGCAAGGCCTTGGGGATCGACGTGCAGCGGCTGCCCGTCTCGATCCGCGTCGTGCTGGAGTCGGTGCTGCGCAATTGCGATGGCAAGAAAGTCACCGAAGCGCACGTGCGCCAGCTGGCCAGCTGGCTGCCCAACGCCAAGCGCGAAGATGAAATCCCCTTCGTCGTGGCCCGCGTGGTGCTGCAGGACTTCACCGGCGTGCCGCTGCTCGCCGACATCGCCGCCATGCGCGCGGTGGCCGACAAGATGGGCAAGACGCCCAAGCTGATCGAACCGCTGGTGCCGGTGGACCTGGTGGTGGACCACTCGGTCATGATCGACTACTTCGGCACGAAGGACGCGCTGGACCTGAACATGAAACTGGAGTTCCAGCGAAACAAGGAGCGCTACCAGTTCATGAAGTGGGGCATGCAGGCCTTCGACACCTTCGGCGTGGTGCCCCCGGGCTTCGGCATCGTGCACCAGGTGAACCTGGAATACCTGGCGCGCGGCGTGCACAAGGACAAGCAGACGGGCGTCTATTACCCCGACTCGCTGGTCGGCACCGACAGCCACACCACCATGATCAACGGCATCGGCGTGGTGGGCTGGGGCGTGGGCGGCATCGAGGCGGAAGCCGGCATGCTGGGCCAGCCGGTCTATTTCCTGACCCCCGACGTGGTGGGCGTGGAACTGAAGGGCAAGCTGCGCGGCGGCGTGACCGCCACCGACCTGGTGCTGACGCTGACCGAACTGCTGCGCCGCGAAAAGGTCGTCGGCAAGTTCGTGGAATTCTGTGGCGAAGGCACGGCCAGCCTGTCGGTGACCGACCGTGCCACCATCGGCAACATGGCGCCCGAATACGGCGCGACCATGGGCTTCTTCCCCGTCGATTCCCGCACCATCGACTACTTCGAGGGCACGGGCCGCACCGCCGAGGAAATCGCCGCGTTCGAAGCCTATTTCAAGGCACAGAAGATGTTCGGCGTGCCCGCCGCGCGCGACATCGACTACACCAAGCTGCTGACGCTGGACCTGTCCACGGTCGCGCCCTCGCTGGCCGGCCCCAAGCGCCCGCAGGACCGCATCGAGATCGGCAACGTGAAGAACACCTTCATCGACCTGTTCTCCAAGCCGGTCTCGGAAAACGGCTTCAACCAGCCCGCCGACAAGCTGGCCAGGACCTACACCACCAGCGCGGGCACGCAGGTGAAGAACGGCGACATCCTGATCGCCGCCATCACCTCCTGCACCAACACGTCCAACCCCAGCGTGCTGCTGGCCGCCGGCCTGCTGGCCAAGAAGGCCGTGGAAGCCGGCCTGACCGTGCCCAAGCACATCAAGACCTCGCTGGCCCCTGGCTCGCGCGTGGTGACCGAATACCTGACCAAGACGGGCTTGCTGCCCTACCTGGAAAAGCTGGGCTTCGACGTGGCCGCCTATGGCTGCACCACCTGCATCGGCAACGCCGGCGACCTGACGCCGGACCTGAACGAAGCCATCACCGGCAACGACCTGATCTGCTCGGCCGTGCTCTCGGGCAACCGCAACTTCGAAGCCCGCATCCATCCGAACATCAAGGCCAATTTCCTGGCCTCGCCCCCGCTGGTCGTGGCCTATGCGCTGGCCGGCACCATCACGCGCGACCTGATGACCGAGCCGGTGGGCCGCGGCAAGAACGGCGACGTGTGGCTGGGCGACATCTGGCCCAGCACCGAGGAAGTGAACGAGCTCGTGAAGTTCGCGCTGAATCCCGCGGCCTTCCGGGCCAACTATGGCCAGGTCAAGAGCAAGCCGGGCGAACTGTGGGAGAAGATCCAGGGCGTGACGGGCGACGTCTACAACTGGCCTGACTCGACCTACATCGCCGAGCCGCCCTTCTTCGGCGACTTCGGCATGACCCCGGGCGCCATGCCTGTCATCAAGGGCGCTCGCGCGCTGGGCGTGTTCGGGGACTCGGTCACCACCGACCACATCTCGCCCGCGGGCTCGATCAAGGAAAGCTCGCCCGCTGGCCGCTGGCTGAAGGAAAACGGCGTCATGAAGGCCGATTTCAACAGCTACGGCTCGCGCCGCGGCAACCACGAGATCATGATGCGCGGCACCTTCGCCAACGTGCGCATCAAGAACCTGATGATCCCGCCGCTGGCGGACGGCAGCCGCTACGAAGGCGGCGACACGCTGTTCCAGCCTACCGGTGAACAGATGTCGATCTACGATGCCGCCATGAAGTACGTGGCGCAGGATACGCCCACCGTCGTCTTCGGCGGCGAGGAATACGGCACCGGTTCGTCGCGCGACTGGGCGGCCAAGGGCACGCAGCTCTTGGGCGTGAAGGCCGTCATCACGCGCAGCTTCGAGCGCATCCACCGCAGCAACCTGGTGGGCATGGGCGTGCTGCCGCTGCAGTTCAAGGGCGACGACAGCGTGCAATCGCTGGGCATCACGGGCGAGGAAACCTACGACATCTCGGGCCTGGAAAACGGCATCAAGCCCATGCAGGACGTGACGCTGACCATCCACCGCAAGGATGGCAGCACGCAGCAGGTGACCGTGCTGCTGCGCATCGACACGCCGATCGAGGTGGACTACTACAAGCACGGCGGCATCCTGCCCTTCGTGCTGCGCCAGTTGCTGGAAGCAGCGTAA
- a CDS encoding YjgN family protein, protein MNFPDPSQQPEASSFPAGNAFSPSAPAVQPDAPRSAPMRFHGDAGTYFGIWIVNLLLTIVTLGIYSAWAKVRKHRWFYGNTEVDGHVFEYHATGMQIFKGRLMALGVIIATAVAGVIHPFIQLVVLLGLLVAVPWLMNSAMRFRARVTSWRNVRFDFQGSYGKAALVFLVMPFVGMLTLGLLMPMATRMAVRYTVNGHSWGGARFNVNPSLGQFYRAAGIALLPALAIGAVLLLLGTVVQMSIWHFLIMGVYLGFLVGTAYYAGHVLKLCVNDLSIEGGHTLRTDLSPWRHLWIVVSGLFATAFSLGLLYPWALVRRHRYVTQSITLHAAPGLDAFVSSHQDRPGSFASEYGEMEGLSGLAPL, encoded by the coding sequence GTGAACTTTCCCGACCCCAGCCAGCAGCCGGAGGCCTCGTCCTTCCCGGCCGGCAATGCCTTCAGCCCCTCCGCCCCTGCCGTCCAGCCCGATGCGCCGCGCTCGGCGCCGATGCGCTTTCATGGCGACGCCGGCACATACTTCGGCATCTGGATCGTGAACCTGCTGCTCACCATCGTCACCCTGGGCATCTATTCCGCCTGGGCCAAGGTCCGCAAGCACCGCTGGTTCTACGGCAACACGGAAGTCGATGGCCACGTCTTCGAATACCACGCCACCGGCATGCAGATCTTCAAGGGCCGCCTGATGGCGCTGGGCGTCATCATCGCGACGGCAGTCGCCGGCGTGATCCACCCCTTCATCCAACTGGTCGTGCTGCTGGGCCTCCTGGTGGCGGTGCCCTGGCTGATGAACTCGGCCATGCGCTTCCGCGCCCGCGTCACCAGCTGGCGCAACGTGCGCTTCGACTTCCAGGGCAGCTACGGCAAGGCCGCGCTGGTCTTCCTGGTGATGCCCTTCGTCGGCATGCTGACGCTGGGCCTGCTGATGCCGATGGCCACGCGCATGGCCGTGCGCTACACCGTCAACGGCCACTCGTGGGGCGGCGCCCGCTTCAACGTCAACCCCTCGCTGGGCCAGTTCTACCGCGCGGCAGGCATCGCGCTGCTGCCCGCGCTGGCCATCGGCGCCGTGCTGCTGCTGTTGGGCACGGTGGTCCAGATGTCCATCTGGCACTTCCTCATCATGGGCGTCTACCTGGGCTTCCTGGTGGGCACGGCCTATTACGCCGGCCACGTCCTGAAGCTGTGCGTCAACGACCTGAGCATCGAGGGCGGCCACACGCTGCGCACCGATCTCTCGCCGTGGCGCCACCTGTGGATCGTCGTGTCGGGCCTCTTCGCCACGGCGTTCTCGCTGGGCCTGCTGTATCCGTGGGCACTGGTGCGCCGCCACCGCTACGTGACGCAAAGCATCACGCTGCATGCCGCGCCTGGCCTGGATGCCTTCGTTTCCTCGCACCAGGATCGCCCGGGCAGCTTCGCCAGCGAATACGGCGAGATGGAAGGCCTCAGCGGCCTGGCGCCGCTGTAA
- a CDS encoding M48 family metallopeptidase, protein MSTDTLDGTHSVLTVAGRLFAPRAAAHQPARLTLHPDGRLWLQHGDESRLVAPGTLTWPARLDGPSQRITLEDGSVFETRDQSQADTLRRRLQGSRGAYVHGWERMRPRLIGFVVVALLLCFGMIRWGVPFAADRVALLVPHSVEAFIGQGVMHSLDTFMSPSKATPEQKETLQAIVDELGRSRGDSDAIPLKLALRDGGRLGANALALPGGTIVVTDQLLKLAGSPQELDGVIAHEIGHIDARHGMRRLSRALGLAAAVMLISGDASEFLNQAIVTGTSLLDMSYSRDFERDADARAVALLQAAGRDPHALARMLRKLEDGRDRGDTPGWLSTHPPTPERVEALQAQINGSR, encoded by the coding sequence ATGAGCACTGACACGCTGGACGGCACGCACAGCGTGCTGACGGTCGCGGGGCGGCTCTTCGCCCCGCGCGCCGCGGCCCACCAGCCGGCAAGGCTGACGCTGCATCCCGATGGCCGGCTGTGGCTGCAGCATGGCGACGAATCCCGCCTCGTGGCGCCCGGCACCCTGACCTGGCCCGCGCGGCTCGACGGCCCTTCGCAGCGCATCACGCTGGAAGACGGCAGCGTCTTCGAGACCCGGGACCAGTCGCAGGCAGACACGCTGCGCCGCCGGTTGCAAGGCTCGCGCGGCGCCTACGTCCATGGCTGGGAACGCATGCGGCCGCGCCTCATCGGCTTTGTCGTCGTGGCGCTGCTGCTGTGTTTCGGAATGATCCGCTGGGGCGTGCCTTTCGCGGCCGACCGCGTCGCGCTGCTGGTCCCGCACTCGGTGGAAGCCTTCATCGGCCAGGGCGTGATGCACTCGCTGGACACCTTCATGTCGCCCAGCAAAGCCACGCCCGAGCAAAAAGAGACCTTGCAGGCGATCGTCGACGAGCTGGGCCGCAGCCGAGGCGACTCCGACGCCATCCCCCTCAAACTGGCGCTGCGGGACGGCGGCCGGCTGGGCGCCAATGCGCTGGCCCTGCCCGGCGGCACCATCGTCGTGACGGACCAGTTGCTGAAGCTGGCCGGCTCGCCGCAGGAACTGGACGGCGTCATCGCCCATGAAATCGGGCACATCGACGCGCGTCATGGCATGCGCCGGCTGTCGCGCGCCCTGGGCCTGGCGGCGGCCGTCATGCTGATCAGCGGAGACGCCAGCGAGTTCCTGAACCAGGCCATTGTCACTGGCACCAGCCTGCTCGACATGTCGTATTCGCGGGATTTCGAACGGGATGCCGATGCGCGTGCCGTCGCCTTGCTGCAGGCCGCGGGTCGCGATCCCCACGCCTTGGCCAGGATGCTGCGCAAGCTGGAAGACGGCCGCGATCGCGGCGACACGCCCGGCTGGCTATCCACGCATCCGCCGACGCCCGAACGCGTGGAAGCGCTGCAGGCGCAGATCAACGGTTCACGCTGA